Proteins encoded by one window of Synechococcus sp. WH 7805:
- the infB gene encoding translation initiation factor IF-2, with protein sequence MTSSGKVRIYELSKDLGLDNKDVLDAAEKLSIAAKSHSSSISEMEAGKIRSLLKAGGTPRPAASPGKPTPSKAILSVQKAAGQSSNTPARPAQPKPAASKPLASPAPASPSKASSPQQPPARPAAPSRPAAPKATGPQSTTPQKPVVRQQPTAQQPVPRPKPAPAPAPAPAPAPARTVSRPPSPPARPVPQQPSASSPKPRGAAPMRRSSPNDAPRPANAPPSRPQPKTPVNRNAPPPQRPAAKPELVGRPQPKRPAGPPSAGPPTRQNSGAGSPRPAVSPRPSAPGSQRNMPQRPAGAQRPGSPARPGTGSGRPSRPGGNSLELVGKPIRRDSGGTKGDGGRPGGGPRPGPGGNRPAMPPGMRKPVAPGELMQLQKPTGRPGVPPPRRPDGTPVSPRADGPKATPPVSRPTATPPSPATAPRRPGGFRPGAGPGGQRRPGRPDWDDSAKLEALRNRSPQKQRQKVHIIGENDDSLAAQTGGFAGEQENMVLSASLARPAKPRAQQKAAPKPVAAMRKRRKETTRQRQRRRAMELRAAREAKQVRPEMIVVPEDNLTVQELADMLSVESSEIIKSLFFKGIIATVTQSLDMPTIEAVAEEFGVPVLQDDVEEAAKKTVEMIEEKDRDHLIRRPPVVTVMGHVDHGKTSLLDAIRKARVAAGEAGGITQHIGAYQVEIEHGGEPRKLTFLDTPGHEAFTAMRARGTKVTDVAVLVVAADDGVRPQTLEAISHARAAEVPIVVAINKIDKEGASPDRVKQELSEQNLLAEEWGGDVVMVPVSAIKSENVDKLLEMLLLVTEVEDLQANPNRLARGTVIEAHLDKAKGPVATLLVQNGTLRTGDVVAAGPVLGKVRAMVDDASVRLKEAGPSCAVEALGFSEVPTAGDEFEVYPDEKSARAVVGDRASDARATRLAQQMASRRVSLTAMSGQANEGDLKELNLILKADVQSSVEAILGSLEQLPKDEVQVRVLLSAPGEITETDVDLAAASGAVIVGFNTSMASGARKAADATGVDVRDYDVIYKLLEDIQLAMEGLLEPELVEEALGEAEVRAVFTIGKSAVAGCYVTTGKLQRNCKVRVHRGKEIVYSGALDSLRRNKDDVKEVATGFECGVGTDRFANWKDGDRIEAFKMVTQRRKLTT encoded by the coding sequence ATGACCAGCAGCGGCAAAGTCAGAATCTATGAGCTGTCCAAGGACCTTGGCCTGGACAACAAAGACGTGCTGGATGCCGCGGAGAAGCTGTCCATTGCGGCCAAGAGCCACAGCAGCTCGATCAGCGAGATGGAAGCTGGGAAGATCCGCAGCCTCTTAAAGGCAGGTGGCACTCCCCGCCCCGCAGCCTCTCCTGGCAAGCCCACGCCGAGTAAGGCCATCCTCTCCGTTCAGAAAGCCGCCGGTCAGAGCAGCAACACTCCGGCGCGCCCAGCTCAGCCCAAACCCGCAGCAAGCAAACCCCTCGCTTCACCAGCTCCAGCTTCCCCCAGCAAAGCGAGCTCACCGCAGCAACCGCCCGCGAGGCCTGCAGCCCCTTCACGACCGGCCGCGCCAAAAGCCACTGGTCCCCAGAGCACCACACCCCAGAAACCCGTGGTGCGACAGCAACCGACAGCTCAGCAACCGGTTCCCAGGCCGAAACCTGCACCTGCACCTGCACCTGCGCCTGCACCTGCACCTGCACGCACAGTCAGCCGTCCGCCATCACCTCCCGCGCGTCCGGTTCCCCAACAACCCTCCGCGTCTTCACCGAAGCCCCGCGGTGCCGCTCCCATGCGTAGGAGTTCTCCCAACGATGCACCACGGCCAGCCAATGCACCTCCAAGCCGTCCCCAACCCAAAACTCCTGTCAACAGGAATGCTCCCCCTCCGCAGCGGCCAGCCGCAAAACCTGAACTGGTGGGCCGCCCTCAACCCAAACGGCCGGCAGGACCACCATCGGCTGGACCACCAACCCGACAAAATTCAGGGGCAGGGTCTCCCAGACCGGCCGTAAGCCCTCGCCCCAGTGCGCCAGGAAGCCAACGGAACATGCCTCAACGGCCTGCCGGTGCCCAACGTCCCGGCTCACCCGCACGACCTGGGACTGGATCGGGACGTCCATCCCGCCCGGGTGGCAACTCGCTTGAGCTCGTCGGTAAGCCGATCCGCAGAGATAGCGGCGGCACCAAAGGTGATGGTGGCCGCCCCGGGGGAGGGCCACGCCCCGGACCCGGAGGAAACCGTCCGGCCATGCCGCCCGGTATGCGCAAACCGGTTGCCCCCGGCGAGCTCATGCAGCTGCAGAAACCAACCGGACGGCCAGGGGTTCCGCCACCGAGACGGCCTGATGGAACTCCGGTCAGCCCCAGAGCGGACGGGCCAAAAGCAACTCCTCCGGTGTCACGCCCAACCGCGACACCGCCCTCGCCAGCGACGGCACCAAGACGCCCAGGTGGATTCAGGCCAGGCGCGGGTCCTGGAGGACAACGGCGCCCAGGACGTCCCGATTGGGACGACAGTGCCAAGCTCGAGGCACTGCGAAATCGTTCACCGCAAAAGCAGCGCCAGAAAGTTCACATCATCGGCGAGAACGACGATTCATTGGCCGCGCAGACCGGGGGATTCGCCGGCGAACAGGAAAACATGGTGCTGTCGGCAAGCCTGGCGCGCCCGGCCAAGCCGAGAGCCCAACAAAAGGCTGCCCCCAAACCAGTGGCGGCCATGCGCAAGCGCCGCAAAGAAACCACCAGGCAACGACAACGTCGTCGGGCCATGGAGTTGCGTGCTGCCCGTGAGGCCAAGCAGGTCAGGCCCGAAATGATCGTTGTACCGGAGGACAACCTCACGGTTCAAGAGCTGGCTGACATGTTGAGTGTCGAAAGCTCGGAAATCATCAAATCCCTGTTCTTCAAGGGAATCATCGCCACGGTGACCCAGTCCCTCGATATGCCCACGATCGAAGCCGTGGCGGAGGAATTCGGTGTTCCCGTCCTTCAGGACGACGTTGAGGAAGCCGCGAAGAAGACTGTGGAAATGATCGAGGAAAAAGACCGCGATCATCTGATCCGCCGGCCCCCCGTCGTGACCGTCATGGGCCACGTGGATCACGGCAAAACAAGCCTGCTCGACGCCATTCGCAAAGCTCGTGTGGCGGCGGGCGAAGCCGGAGGCATTACCCAGCACATCGGTGCGTATCAAGTGGAGATCGAGCACGGTGGCGAACCTCGCAAGCTCACCTTCCTCGACACACCTGGCCACGAGGCGTTCACAGCCATGCGCGCCCGCGGCACGAAGGTCACTGACGTGGCTGTTCTTGTCGTGGCAGCCGATGATGGAGTGCGGCCTCAAACGCTCGAGGCGATCAGCCACGCACGCGCTGCCGAAGTACCCATCGTCGTAGCGATCAACAAGATCGATAAGGAAGGGGCCTCGCCTGATCGGGTGAAGCAAGAGCTCTCTGAACAGAATCTCCTGGCCGAAGAGTGGGGCGGTGATGTGGTGATGGTGCCCGTCAGTGCCATCAAGTCAGAGAACGTCGACAAGCTGCTGGAGATGCTCCTGCTCGTCACCGAGGTTGAGGATCTCCAGGCCAATCCCAATCGCCTGGCCCGCGGCACGGTGATCGAGGCGCACCTCGACAAGGCGAAAGGTCCAGTGGCCACCTTGCTGGTCCAAAACGGAACGTTGAGAACGGGCGATGTGGTGGCAGCGGGGCCTGTGCTCGGCAAAGTCCGAGCCATGGTCGATGACGCCAGCGTTCGCCTCAAGGAGGCAGGTCCATCCTGTGCCGTTGAAGCCCTTGGATTCAGCGAAGTGCCGACGGCCGGTGATGAGTTTGAGGTGTACCCGGATGAGAAGTCAGCCCGTGCCGTGGTCGGTGATCGTGCATCCGATGCCAGAGCCACCCGACTGGCCCAGCAGATGGCCTCGCGCCGTGTCTCCCTCACCGCGATGTCCGGTCAGGCGAATGAAGGCGATCTCAAGGAACTCAATCTCATCCTCAAGGCCGATGTGCAGAGTTCAGTTGAAGCCATTCTTGGCTCTCTTGAACAGTTACCGAAGGACGAGGTGCAGGTGAGGGTGCTGCTCTCAGCCCCTGGAGAGATCACTGAAACCGATGTTGACCTTGCCGCAGCATCTGGAGCCGTGATCGTGGGATTCAACACTTCCATGGCCTCTGGAGCGCGCAAGGCCGCGGACGCGACCGGTGTCGATGTTCGCGATTACGACGTCATCTACAAGCTCTTGGAGGATATCCAGCTGGCCATGGAAGGCCTGCTCGAACCTGAACTCGTCGAAGAGGCTCTCGGCGAGGCCGAGGTGCGCGCCGTGTTCACGATCGGCAAGAGCGCCGTGGCCGGTTGCTACGTGACCACGGGCAAACTGCAGAGAAACTGCAAAGTCCGAGTGCACCGTGGGAAGGAGATCGTCTATTCAGGCGCTCTCGACTCTCTGCGCCGCAACAAGGACGACGTCAAAGAGGTGGCAACAGGATTCGAGTGCGGGGTGGGCACGGATCGCTTTGCCAACTGGAAAGACGGTGACCGGATCGAAGCCTTCAAGATGGTCACCCAGCGACGCAAGCTCACCACCTGA
- a CDS encoding YlxR family protein produces MKPQRPILRRCVACRQLLDRNLLWRIVRDHRDGVLLEQGMGRSAYLCPQESCLEEAQRRKRLQKALRCQVPDSVMATLKQRLFSEKETVAEAR; encoded by the coding sequence GTGAAGCCACAGCGCCCCATCCTGCGACGCTGTGTCGCCTGCCGTCAGCTGCTGGATCGAAACCTTCTCTGGCGGATTGTGCGTGACCATCGGGATGGGGTCCTCCTCGAACAGGGAATGGGGCGTTCTGCCTATCTCTGTCCTCAGGAGAGCTGTCTAGAAGAAGCACAACGTCGGAAGCGACTGCAAAAAGCCCTGCGATGCCAGGTGCCTGACAGCGTGATGGCGACGTTGAAACAGCGACTCTTCTCTGAGAAGGAGACAGTCGCTGAGGCAAGATGA
- the nusA gene encoding transcription termination factor NusA — translation MALVLLPGLSNLIEDISEEKKLPPQVVEAALREALLKGYERYRRTLYLGLGEDPFDEEYFSNFDVALDLDEEGYRVLASKIIVDEVESEDHQIALAEVMQVADDAQAGDTVVLDVTPEKEDFGRMAAATTKQVLAQKLRDQQRRMIQEEFADLEDPVLTARVIRFERQSVIMAVSSGLGRPEVEAELPRRDQLPNDNYRANATFKVFLKEVSEVPRRGPQLFVSRANAGLVVYLFENEVPEIQEGSVRIVAVAREANPPSRSVGPRTKVAVDSIEREVDPVGACIGARGSRIQQVVNELRGEKIDVIRWSADPGQYIANSLSPARVDVVRLVDPVGQHAHVLVPPDQLSLAIGREGQNVRLAARLTGWKIDIKNASEYDQASEDAVVSELISQREQEEALQREAEERIAAEQAARAEEDARLRELYPLPEDEEEYGDEAVDDVEMPEGATDEASEPTPESDESSNEVGAR, via the coding sequence ATGGCTCTCGTTCTTCTTCCCGGACTCAGCAACCTGATCGAAGACATCAGTGAAGAGAAGAAGCTCCCTCCCCAGGTGGTGGAAGCAGCTTTGAGGGAAGCCCTCTTAAAGGGATATGAGCGTTATCGCCGCACGCTTTACCTAGGACTGGGTGAAGACCCTTTCGATGAGGAATACTTCAGCAACTTCGATGTCGCCCTCGACTTGGATGAGGAGGGTTACCGCGTGCTCGCCAGCAAGATCATTGTTGACGAGGTCGAAAGCGAGGACCACCAGATCGCCTTGGCAGAAGTGATGCAAGTCGCCGATGACGCCCAGGCTGGTGACACTGTGGTTCTGGATGTCACCCCGGAAAAAGAAGATTTCGGGCGAATGGCAGCTGCCACGACCAAGCAAGTTCTCGCCCAGAAGTTGCGAGACCAGCAGCGTCGGATGATTCAGGAAGAGTTTGCCGATCTTGAAGATCCTGTCCTCACAGCCCGCGTGATCCGCTTTGAACGCCAATCCGTGATCATGGCCGTGAGCTCTGGCCTTGGGCGGCCAGAGGTGGAAGCTGAGCTTCCGCGAAGGGATCAGCTTCCCAACGACAACTACCGCGCCAACGCCACTTTCAAGGTCTTCCTCAAGGAAGTCAGTGAAGTTCCCCGTCGTGGTCCCCAGCTGTTCGTAAGCCGAGCCAACGCAGGGCTTGTGGTGTATCTGTTCGAGAACGAAGTCCCCGAGATTCAGGAAGGCTCCGTCAGGATCGTTGCTGTTGCACGAGAAGCGAATCCACCGTCCCGTTCCGTTGGACCACGCACCAAGGTTGCTGTTGACAGCATCGAACGCGAAGTCGACCCCGTAGGTGCCTGCATCGGTGCACGCGGATCACGGATTCAGCAGGTTGTGAATGAGCTGAGGGGCGAGAAGATCGATGTGATCCGCTGGTCAGCCGATCCTGGCCAATACATTGCGAATTCCCTTAGCCCTGCCCGCGTGGATGTGGTGAGGCTGGTGGATCCCGTCGGTCAGCATGCCCATGTGCTGGTACCTCCGGATCAACTGAGCCTGGCGATCGGACGGGAAGGGCAGAACGTTCGCCTCGCTGCCCGTCTGACGGGCTGGAAGATTGATATCAAGAACGCCAGCGAGTACGACCAGGCCTCCGAGGATGCGGTCGTATCCGAGCTGATTTCCCAGCGGGAACAGGAAGAGGCCCTGCAGCGGGAAGCCGAAGAGCGAATTGCCGCCGAACAGGCCGCCAGAGCGGAAGAGGATGCCCGTCTGCGGGAGCTTTATCCCCTGCCGGAAGACGAAGAGGAGTACGGCGACGAAGCGGTTGACGACGTTGAAATGCCTGAAGGTGCAACCGACGAGGCCAGCGAACCGACCCCAGAATCTGATGAATCCTCCAACGAGGTAGGAGCCCGGTGA
- the rimP gene encoding ribosome maturation factor RimP, whose product MPHPLLPDITSVAAATAAAQGFELAGIQILTHLQPMTVQVQIRRSDGSDVSLDDCAGFSRPMGEALESQALLTEAYVLEISSPGIGDQLQSDRDFQTFRSYPVEVLYRDNEGRELRQQGSLLERDNDHVHVNVRGRIKRISRPSVISVQLISPTS is encoded by the coding sequence TTGCCCCATCCACTGCTGCCGGACATCACCTCCGTTGCTGCAGCCACAGCTGCAGCTCAAGGTTTTGAGCTTGCAGGCATTCAGATTCTCACCCACCTTCAGCCGATGACGGTGCAGGTGCAGATCCGTCGCAGTGATGGTTCTGACGTGTCTCTAGATGACTGCGCAGGTTTCAGTAGACCCATGGGAGAAGCGCTCGAATCGCAGGCACTGCTCACTGAGGCGTATGTTTTGGAGATCAGCAGTCCTGGAATCGGGGATCAGCTCCAGAGCGATCGGGACTTCCAGACGTTTCGCAGTTATCCGGTTGAAGTCCTCTACCGCGATAACGAAGGCAGGGAACTACGGCAACAAGGCTCCCTTCTCGAACGCGACAACGACCACGTGCACGTGAATGTGCGTGGACGCATCAAACGCATTTCCAGACCCTCTGTGATTTCCGTTCAGCTCATCAGCCCCACTAGCTGA
- the grrM gene encoding cyclophane-forming radical SAM/SPASM peptide maturase GrrM/OscB codes for MNTSDYGPIGLLVIQSTSLCNLDCSYCYLPDRQKRNIFNLQQQLPLLLERVYESPFWGPHLSILWHAGEPLTLPAAFYDEASVIINRETADLQAQGVVIEQHIQTNATLINDAWCDCFQRNNIVVGVSIDGPEDIHNSHRRFRNGQGSYANTLNGIHTLRKHNIDFHAIAVLTEDALDQPERMYTFFRDEGIHALGFNVEEQEGVHTNSSMQGLAKERRYREFLSRFWALNQQDGFPLRIREFDQVMGMIAGGQRLLQNEMNRPYAILSVDAKGNFSTFDPELLSVETERYGLFNLGNIRDLSLLDATQSPTFQRLLQEMQAGTERCQQTCEYYGFCGGGNGSNKYWEHGSLDAAETCACRFSSQIPVDVVLNKMELESATST; via the coding sequence GTGAACACGTCTGATTACGGCCCCATCGGTCTTCTGGTGATCCAGTCGACCTCCCTCTGCAATCTCGACTGCAGCTACTGCTACCTGCCAGACCGACAGAAGCGGAACATCTTCAACCTCCAGCAGCAGCTACCCCTGCTGCTGGAGCGGGTGTACGAAAGTCCGTTTTGGGGTCCCCATCTTTCGATTCTCTGGCACGCCGGAGAACCCCTGACGTTGCCGGCTGCTTTTTATGACGAAGCCAGCGTCATCATCAATCGGGAAACTGCTGATCTTCAGGCCCAGGGGGTGGTGATTGAGCAGCACATTCAGACCAATGCCACGTTGATCAATGACGCCTGGTGTGACTGCTTCCAACGCAACAACATCGTGGTGGGCGTAAGCATTGACGGTCCCGAAGACATTCACAACAGCCACAGGCGATTCCGCAATGGCCAGGGCTCCTATGCGAACACCCTGAATGGCATCCACACCCTCAGAAAGCACAACATCGACTTTCACGCGATCGCCGTGCTCACTGAGGATGCTCTTGATCAACCCGAGCGCATGTACACCTTCTTCCGCGATGAAGGGATCCATGCACTTGGGTTCAACGTGGAGGAGCAGGAGGGTGTTCATACCAACTCCTCGATGCAGGGACTGGCCAAGGAACGTCGTTACCGCGAGTTTCTCTCCCGTTTCTGGGCCCTCAATCAACAGGACGGTTTTCCTTTGCGCATCCGGGAATTCGACCAGGTGATGGGAATGATCGCCGGCGGTCAACGTCTGCTGCAGAACGAAATGAACCGTCCTTACGCGATTCTGAGCGTGGATGCGAAGGGCAACTTTTCCACCTTCGACCCGGAGCTGCTCTCGGTGGAAACCGAGCGATACGGATTGTTCAACCTTGGCAACATCCGCGATCTCTCACTCTTGGATGCGACGCAAAGCCCCACATTTCAGCGTCTGTTGCAGGAAATGCAGGCCGGAACAGAGCGCTGTCAACAAACCTGCGAGTACTACGGGTTTTGCGGAGGCGGAAACGGCAGCAACAAGTACTGGGAGCATGGGAGTCTTGATGCTGCAGAGACCTGCGCCTGCCGCTTCTCGAGCCAAATTCCTGTTGACGTGGTGCTGAACAAGATGGAACTGGAGAGTGCAACCAGCACCTGA
- the grrA gene encoding GrrA/OscA1 family cyclophane-containing rSAM-modified RiPP, translating into MNKTSLLSLVAVLATSAVLCESSKAAVHREPDLGNALEQRIERMGTKAWALLDSNGITGSTPDSIARAWGNGGGRAWGNGGRAWGNGGRGFANGGGGGFANGYRGGFANW; encoded by the coding sequence ATGAACAAAACAAGTCTGCTGAGCCTTGTCGCCGTCCTTGCGACCAGCGCCGTTCTCTGCGAGTCCTCGAAAGCCGCCGTGCACCGCGAGCCTGATCTCGGCAATGCGCTCGAACAGCGCATTGAACGGATGGGAACGAAGGCCTGGGCTCTCCTCGACAGCAACGGCATCACCGGCAGCACCCCCGACTCCATTGCCAGGGCCTGGGGCAACGGCGGTGGCCGGGCCTGGGGTAACGGTGGCCGGGCCTGGGGCAACGGTGGCCGGGGCTTTGCTAACGGCGGCGGCGGCGGATTCGCCAATGGCTACCGCGGCGGATTCGCGAACTGGTGA
- the grrP gene encoding extracellular substrate binding-like orphan protein GrrP, which translates to MRLIKRAATGLLAFSTLALVACQNKEASKTTGSQSSASAPEQSTSNVFDSGKLRAVVIGNALPMVKKDGDNYDGLSFVVLEAIRDQLNVSALKKDKEIDIEPVAVGSAQEGLNKIRSGAADIACGVAFSWKRQRTLTYTLPFAMGGVRVLAPKGNDGTPDSLNGQTVGVVKDSVAANVLASSVDDASFQFFDTPDEALAALKDGTVKVLGGDSLWLKANQAATAPEAALVPALPYARSGIGCVVAGTTPKLLNMSNLAIGRLLSAYVNDNDEVRTEINRWIGTGSTLGLSDDQIGSFFTIVLSTAAEFNKQS; encoded by the coding sequence ATGCGTCTGATCAAGAGAGCCGCCACCGGCCTGCTCGCCTTTTCCACATTGGCTCTGGTTGCTTGCCAGAACAAAGAAGCAAGCAAAACGACTGGCTCACAATCCTCCGCATCAGCTCCAGAGCAATCGACCAGCAACGTTTTTGACTCAGGCAAGCTTCGTGCAGTTGTCATTGGCAATGCCCTGCCGATGGTTAAGAAGGATGGTGACAACTACGACGGCCTGTCCTTCGTGGTTCTCGAGGCCATCCGGGATCAACTCAATGTGTCCGCTCTGAAAAAAGACAAGGAGATCGACATCGAACCGGTTGCCGTTGGATCGGCGCAGGAAGGACTCAACAAAATCCGTTCCGGAGCGGCTGATATCGCCTGTGGCGTGGCCTTCAGCTGGAAACGCCAACGCACCCTCACCTACACCCTTCCCTTCGCCATGGGTGGGGTAAGGGTGCTGGCCCCTAAAGGCAACGATGGAACCCCCGACAGCCTGAATGGGCAGACGGTTGGTGTGGTGAAAGACAGCGTGGCTGCCAATGTTCTGGCTTCATCGGTGGATGATGCCTCCTTCCAGTTCTTCGACACCCCCGACGAAGCGCTTGCCGCGCTCAAGGATGGAACAGTGAAGGTTCTCGGCGGCGACAGTCTCTGGCTGAAGGCCAACCAAGCTGCAACCGCGCCCGAAGCAGCCCTGGTCCCCGCACTGCCCTATGCACGCTCCGGCATCGGCTGCGTGGTGGCTGGAACCACACCCAAGCTTTTGAACATGAGCAACCTGGCCATCGGACGTCTTCTCTCGGCCTATGTCAACGACAACGACGAAGTCCGCACTGAGATCAACCGCTGGATCGGAACCGGCAGCACCTTGGGCCTCAGTGATGACCAGATCGGCAGCTTCTTCACGATCGTGTTGTCCACTGCAGCCGAATTCAACAAGCAGTCCTGA
- the grrA gene encoding GrrA/OscA1 family cyclophane-containing rSAM-modified RiPP, whose amino-acid sequence MTFKNPLLSLLTLMAACSTLQQGASASVFVGPDPSLALEQRVNALNLEQLQNQHKELLARHWRNGGGWGNGGGRRWRNGGWGNGGFRNGGWRNGGFRNGGWGNGGGIGWGNGGPGVVIRW is encoded by the coding sequence ATGACCTTTAAAAACCCATTGCTCAGCCTGCTCACCTTGATGGCCGCCTGCAGCACACTCCAACAGGGCGCCTCTGCCAGCGTTTTCGTCGGACCGGATCCGAGTCTGGCTCTCGAGCAGCGCGTGAATGCTCTCAATCTTGAACAGCTCCAAAATCAGCACAAGGAACTCCTTGCACGCCACTGGCGAAACGGTGGTGGCTGGGGCAACGGCGGCGGACGACGATGGCGCAATGGCGGCTGGGGCAATGGTGGGTTCCGCAATGGAGGATGGCGGAACGGTGGGTTCCGCAATGGCGGCTGGGGCAATGGCGGCGGGATCGGCTGGGGCAATGGTGGCCCCGGGGTCGTCATCCGCTGGTGA
- the grrP gene encoding extracellular substrate binding-like orphan protein GrrP yields the protein MPFHRVLRPALVCALGFMAFGCQAKLPLTDTGTNRRTAGQLRAVVVGEELPLATKTDAGYDGLSFVFLEAIRDQLIHTDGEKIAIQTVPVTNVREALSLLEQGKADLACGMDFSWERQTRVDYTLPFATTGIRLLVPKGNDGTPNSLKGKTIGVVQDSVAASVLANNLEAATFQFFPSPAAALEALKDGTISILGGDSLWLQASRKAAAPKDNLVPDQPYARTAVACVVPEGHESLLDASNIAIGRVLQDYVDGDQAVRKEINSWIGSGSDVGLNDDDIAHYYSVVLATVTGFRKDTDRTD from the coding sequence ATGCCTTTCCATCGTGTCCTGAGGCCCGCACTGGTCTGTGCGCTTGGCTTTATGGCCTTTGGTTGCCAAGCCAAACTTCCTTTAACTGACACTGGAACAAACCGCCGGACTGCAGGGCAACTCCGGGCCGTCGTTGTAGGAGAAGAGCTTCCTTTAGCGACGAAAACAGACGCGGGCTACGACGGCTTGAGCTTTGTGTTCCTCGAAGCAATCCGCGATCAGCTCATCCACACCGATGGCGAGAAGATTGCCATTCAGACGGTTCCAGTAACAAACGTGCGCGAAGCACTGTCGCTATTGGAACAAGGCAAGGCAGACCTTGCCTGTGGCATGGATTTCAGCTGGGAACGACAGACCCGGGTGGATTACACACTGCCTTTTGCCACAACTGGAATCCGACTCTTGGTTCCTAAAGGGAATGACGGCACCCCGAACAGCCTGAAGGGCAAGACCATCGGCGTGGTGCAGGACAGCGTGGCCGCCTCGGTGCTGGCGAACAACCTTGAAGCAGCGACGTTCCAGTTCTTCCCCTCTCCCGCAGCAGCACTGGAAGCCCTCAAGGACGGGACCATCAGCATCCTTGGCGGAGACAGCCTCTGGCTTCAAGCCAGCCGTAAAGCAGCTGCACCCAAGGACAATCTGGTGCCTGATCAGCCCTACGCCCGGACAGCCGTGGCTTGCGTGGTACCTGAAGGCCACGAATCCCTTTTGGACGCCAGCAACATTGCCATCGGCCGGGTGTTGCAGGACTACGTGGACGGGGATCAAGCCGTTCGCAAGGAGATCAACAGCTGGATCGGCAGTGGGAGTGATGTGGGCTTAAACGACGACGATATTGCTCACTACTACAGCGTTGTGTTGGCAACGGTGACGGGATTCCGGAAGGACACGGATCGCACCGACTGA
- a CDS encoding response regulator transcription factor: MLITIDESFRTLSQHLQGLSRHHRILVATDNRPYALALASCFALHHDEHPSRLVGIATTQREALACLDEVRGPLLAFVSERLDEGRGFDLITELKQRSVHQSPIDTVFTLEQTNPLSIKQAIAGPSNVILTRGSLDLMTIVNAVESILEGVRFVDPSIFPALQSRNSGQAHALSDRERMVLQQLCNGLTNREIGEALTIAETTARGHVQSIMRKLNVKDRTAAAVEAIRRHWVD; encoded by the coding sequence ATGTTGATCACCATCGACGAGTCCTTCCGCACGCTCAGTCAGCACCTTCAGGGTCTGTCTCGGCACCATCGGATTTTGGTGGCCACTGACAATCGCCCCTATGCCCTGGCTCTGGCCAGTTGTTTTGCTCTGCATCACGACGAACACCCCAGTCGGCTGGTCGGAATTGCCACGACGCAGCGAGAAGCGTTGGCCTGTCTCGATGAAGTCCGCGGACCTTTGTTGGCTTTCGTGAGTGAGCGTCTGGATGAGGGCAGAGGGTTCGACCTCATCACCGAGCTCAAGCAGCGCTCTGTTCATCAGTCACCCATCGACACCGTGTTCACCCTGGAGCAGACGAATCCACTCTCAATCAAACAGGCAATTGCAGGTCCATCCAATGTGATTCTCACCCGCGGAAGCCTTGATCTGATGACCATCGTTAATGCGGTGGAGTCGATCCTTGAGGGCGTGCGGTTTGTGGATCCTTCCATTTTTCCAGCCCTGCAGTCGAGGAATTCGGGACAAGCCCATGCTCTCTCCGACAGAGAGCGAATGGTGCTTCAGCAACTTTGCAATGGTTTGACCAATCGGGAGATCGGTGAGGCACTCACAATTGCTGAGACCACAGCGAGAGGGCATGTGCAATCGATCATGCGCAAGTTGAACGTGAAGGATCGAACCGCTGCTGCGGTTGAGGCAATTCGTCGTCACTGGGTGGATTGA